TTGGTTCCTTCTCAGGTCCACTCAATGCATCAAGTTCTGAAGCTACGCGTTTCATATACTTTCTTGCCAACTGTACAGATGAGAGCTTGATCTGCAAAAGAAAACATCTTGTAAGAGATTATTTTGCCATAAAAGAGATTAGCATAATTAGAGGTAGTAAATGCAAAACAATTTCTCTTTGAAGTTTTAAAACATACCTTGCCAACTACTCCAGAGTCTAATAACCAATCAACTGGAATTCCAAACTCCTTGCATCGTGAAATAGCCATGTCCCTTGTACGCAACAGAGCATATACACTCTGCTCAACCCTGGCAACAAAATAACAGAAAGAATGAGACTGATAGAAAGCGGCACGTCTTATAATCATCATGTCAATTTATAAAGACAAATCCCATACTTTTCGAGCAATGTGTACATCTTTTTCAGAGCAGCTTCACATGAGAGTTTAGGATCATCAACAAAAGTGGAAACTCTCTGTTCCAACTTCACCAGGTCCTGGTATTCAAAAGCTGCTTCTCTTAAAGCATCAACTTTCCCCTCAGGCCAATCAAAGTGCTTGAGGACGGCCCTTTCATCAACCTACAAAAGGTAGCAACATAATAAACCCATATTGAAAACAAGTGTTATCACATTTAAAAAATTCAGCAGCTATTAGTATCTTAACCCGAGTAAATTACTATTCCTTCTACCATGGAAAGTATCTTTTGATATATGTTTGTGAAGGCATACCAAAAAGGAGAGCTCCTCATCAAGCCAGTTCACAAAGGCTACCAAATCTTCAATGTTTGTGAAGGAAGCTGCACGAACTTCAGTTGCCAATGACATGACAAAGTCACCTTGAGCTTCAACATCAGCTTTCACCTGAATCAAGCCCACACATTTTCagcatttttataatttagtaCTAATTACCATTGGTCAAAGCAAGCAGATAATtgaaatgaagaacataattCTACTCACAGCTAAAAGGAAAGATGATTTGTTCTCAATTTCCCCAATCATGTTGCTCCTTGCACTAGACACATTAGATGATGTAGATATTAAAGATGATGTATCCTTCTTTGCCTCACGTTTCATAAGCGACTGATAGAACTCAACCAGCTCAGGAGCCCGATGCACTTTATCATCACCTCCTGCACCCCTTGGCAAGCTTCCTGGTGGAGGAGGTGGACGAGGTGGTCCACCGGGTGGTGGAGGAGGTGGCGGTGGACCACCTGGTGGACGAGGTGGTAGTGGTATTCCACTCGAGGGAGTGGGAGTTGGACCAACAGGGGCACCTCCAGATTTAGGAGGTGGCCGAGGCACCCTAGGAGGTCTCTTCTCAATTTGAGCAAGTTTCATCTTGCTTATTTCTTGAGGATCAAATGCCTTACTGCCATCCTCTTGGTTGCTTGAATCACCTGAAATAACTGCCTTCTCCTTTATAAGGGTAAGTTTGGGTGGCAAACTAACTACTCGTTCCTTGTCACTCTTTCTTCTAGGCTCATAGCTAAAACCTACATTTGATTTATCACCAAACTTCTCTGCTCTTGCTTGGTCAGCCCTTTCCTTAATTTGCTTTTCCCTCTCCAAGGCCAACTTATGACGATCCTTATACGCAGGATATTTCTCATCTAGAACACCTTCAACAGATTTGGACATCACATGGAAAGATGATGCAACAGAATTAGGCGAGTCACTAGAAGGCATTTGTGTTCTAATGTTTGGAAGGGTGGGTGTTTGAGGAGAGTCAGGAAGTTCCTGGTCCATCTTCCCAAATGTAGTGATTGCTACACCATCACTTGCATTCCTCAGCATTAATGCTTCCAGCGGTCCCCTTGGTCGAACACTCATACTTGCCCTGCCTGGAGAGCTTCCGGAGAATGATCTGGCTGGAGATGAAAGAGCACTAGAATCATCTTTGCTTTTTCCCCATTTTTTTAGCTTCTGGAGTAAGCTAGGTCTTTTAGTAAGACTACTATATCGACTGGTGGAACTATCAATTGAAGCATTATCAAAATCCTCACTTCCAGGGGAAGATGGTTGAGAATAGTTGCTTTCCATATCTGTATCCCCCTGCCCACGCTCTGATCCTGCATACTCCAACATCAGTTGTTTGGCCTTCTCTTGTGACTTAGGGCTCAGATTCTTGTTGAGATCACGAGCTGATATCTTTCCTTGAGGTGTCTGATAGTTCCGGAGCTCAAACCTCAAGCATGCATTTACCCAACGAAGGTACACTAGCTCTTCAACTTCACTGAACCTGTTCATCTGGAGACCTTCCACTTGCTTCAACAGGTCCTCATTTGCATGCTTTAAATTATTGACCTCGCCTCTTACATTGGCAACCATTTCAGTCTGAAATATTGAGAAAAGGCATTGTAAGGAAATATGCTACAAATATGTTTAGGAGCAGCATTCACAACTTATTTTGCTGATACGCTAGTCCAATACTCTATGCGCTTCCATCGGGTTTTTAAATCATTTTGACTAAATAAAGAAGTTATAAGCTTTTCATATAAGTTTGAATATCAACTTCCAGAGCCAAGAAAGAGAAGTACTAGTCTCAACTCAAAATAGTGAAGGACACTATTGTGTAAACCACAATTAGTACAAAAAAGATCTCAGACTAACCTCTGTCATATTAGAAAGCTCCACTACTCTTGCTTCAGCAGCATTTAATTTAATAGACAGTTctctcttttcaatttgaagtTCCTTGTTCTTTCTCTTAAGCTCCATGACTTCAACTTCCAAGTCTTTCACTGCTttcagtttcttttcaatatcAGAATCTTTCCTGACCGCCTCTTCCTCTTTTTCCTGTAGACCTGAAACTTGTTGTTTGAGTAACAGTAACTGGCCTTTTGTCTGGTTAGCTTCAAGCTGAATTTTCCTCTGCAACTCCTTAATCTTATTCCTTGCTGCCTCCAGCTCCTTCTTGGTGGTAGCTCCCTGTGCAATCTCTTCTTGAAGCTTCTTCCTCTCAGCCTGCAGAGAGTTGATAGTGATATTGAGCATGCCAATCTCCACTGTCTTTATCTTGAGCTGCCGTTGTATTTCAGTGATGTCTGATTCCTGTTCCTTCAATCCATAGTACTCGAGTAATTCACCTTCAAGTTTCACTTCTCTTTCCTCTAATTCCTTTACCAAATTGCGCAGCCGTTCCAGCTCACTTGCATTATTAGCCATTTCAGTTTCATAtacatctttctcattactaTCCTTGTTAACAATTATCGGGTAGTCAATCTCCCCAGATAAAAGATCTTCAAATTCCGGTAATATATCTTCAACATCAAAATCACCACCAGGTGGAATATCACGAGCTCGATCAAATACACTGCTGATTAATTTAAcctcttcttcatcctcttcctcctcctcatccttGTCTTCTGCTTCTCCCTGCAATATGTATGATTCCTAGTTAGCTCAAACgcaaaaaatgaagtaagaAAAAATGGTACTAAATTATCAAATCTGCAAGCTAGGTTTTTATATTgcaaaaaagatggaaatttGACAGAAGTTTGTTTTGTACTTACATCGTTCTCCTTGAGGCTATCATTAGAATATGTAAGCTGCTCTTCATCTTCCTTCTCGCTTTGAGGTTTAGAGTTTGTCTCTCCATTTTCTAAGTTGCAACATGAAAAGAAGAATGCGACAACaatcaaaaaaattgaagaatatgaaAATTACAATGGAAAGGACATTATAAAAAGGCCTCTTCTCCCCCATCCCTATTCGtagaaatgatatatatactttCAATAAACATATAACTGATATAAGGATGTGGTGGATATCATACTTATACAGATGAATACCTGAAGGTCTAGTGGTTGAGGCTGATGAATTCAAGTTTTTGGCGTTGAACTGCCTTGCTGCAAAGGCTGCAATTGAAGCAGCAACCAAGAGTGCTAACCTTATCATGGAGATATTGCAAATACAAAAAGCTTATGCATCCACCCATCTACAAAGATAATCCAACTCCAAAGCATCCCACCACCCTCTTCTTCGTTCCCACCCCATAATTGATAACTCACACCATTATAGCCCTGGAAGTGCGGCAACAGCAACCCAGAATCTGTAATTCCCAAGAGAGCTTAAAAAGCTAATCCTTTGTCTACAGCCATATCCAATCACACACATCCCCAAAACAGTTTGAAGGATTACACATTTATATGTTTATATTAATAGCCAATCTACTAATGAAGTATAACATTTATGCACCATGACCTTTCATACGAGAAAGATTGCTTGTGTCAGAAGTTCTTGATAAATAGAATCCCAGTAGAGCTCTTAATGTTAAGAGCTACAGGAACCACCGATATCTAGTGGTCATTCTTCTCCAAAAGGATTGACATTTCATAAATGGGTGGGTCCAAACAAGTCTGTAGATTATAAGGATGATATGCAGTTAAACAAGCCAAAAACCAAAGCTAAAGAGTGAAATGACCTTACGAACTGTAAATTTGAACCGCATTATTCCTGCTTAATTGTATCTCTCTCTTGTTATGGATATTACCTAATATCTGGCAGTCATGTGAATCTGTAGGTTCCATTTCTAATTCTATAGGGCTGCTGAATTAATATTTCTGTTAGCAGTTCATCCTAATAGTTCGATTTTGTTCACATATATTTTAGCTCAGCTTgatcacaagttcacaactcAAGACAAAATAGGATCAATCATTGCCATCTGATCCGTCTCCCTAACTTTGTACGGTTAAAATCAGATGGCAGAGGATCTACAGAAGTTAACAGTGATAAATGGTTGTTTGGTGTTTGGTTATGCAAGTACTAACCAATTTAGTAGGTCCAGACCAAACGGCTCTTGTATTGAAGACAAGCTTTGTTTGGCTTGTCAAGCAATGAAGATGGGAAGATCAGAAAGTAGGTTGATGACTAAAGATAGGGCTGATGTTAATTCTCAGCCTCTTGCTTGTGGACTAGAGCTACGGAAGCTGCAGCCAACCATCAGCAAAATAAACCAAACTTTCTAGTGAATGACCAAAAAAATCCACTTGTTTGCCTTTTTGGCATTTCTCTAGAAgcttgtttctttgtttttggttctgtatgttttgggtaaacagagtgGAATATTATAATTATACCATACATACATGATAAAAACCCAGAATCATCTTACCTTTTAACCCATGTAAAGCTCAAAGATAACATCCAACTGTAAACCTATGACAAAGTTACAAAACTAAACAGCAAATTATAGATAAGATCGAAAACTGAGATGTGGTCGAAGTCAGGCCACCAAAACGACCCATTGATTTTGGACGAGGGACTTTCGACTCAGTGACAATGTCAAAGCTGGAAGagagaaaacccagaaaaacaaCAAGAAACATACATCGCTTTCTGGATTATAAGTTCATGGGGCTCCACCATTACAGCAGAAGCCAAAGCATTATCTAAAAACCTTAGACCCTAGTGGTTTTTGGGGCTCTAAACATTCCATGTTCTCTTGTGGCTAGCTGGCTTTGGGGATTAGACCAAAGtaccaaacaaaacaacaatatgTGCTGACACCGAATGAAACAAGAAACCGTTCCTAAAGAAGTTTCTGTAAATATAACTGATTGAGATGAAAAAGGAAACTATGGAGTTGGGTAGAGCAGAACATACCTTGTGGGATTCACAGAAGCTGAAAGTACAGGTGGTCATGGCCAAAGCTTGAATCTTTGGACAGTTGCAGTGAGCTATAAAAAGAACTAAGCGGGAGGAATCACGTTTTGACCGCTTGTCTTCTGTACTTTAACGGCTGACTGACTAGTCAGGGATGGTTGGGATTTTACCGTTTCACCCCAGCTGGATTCTTGACGGCATTTCACATTTCTGAGTTGTTCGAGGGGCTAATGGGAAGAAATGTTAAGTCTTGACACAAAGTGGTTAAAACTGTTAAGAGAGCCAGTACTGATTTCTTGGTTCCACATAACATACCCCTCGTGGGTTTAACATGCATCAATTTCATATCAAGTATAGGGTGGCTTAAATGAGCGGCGAATTTATCAATCTCATAGCAGATTCAAAATCACATCAGGCGTTTGGAAGTTATACAAGGAAGCCTCAAGGCTCGAGTGCATACACATTATAGCACTAGGAAACTCCATAAGGAGGTTCTCTGGTcatgaatttaatttaaaCTAGCATGACATCATTGATAAGTCTTCTCTATATGTTTAGGAGCGAGGACTGTCAAGCTTGGTTATCCCATTTCCACCTTCGTCCTACCTCCTCGAGTACCTTGGCACGAGCTTGGCTCTTCTTTGCTTCATCCTCGATCCAAGATCTGCATCATTGCTTAAAATTATGAGGAATTACATTCCACCACGACATTCCATAATATCTTTAAAGTTTGGGTGCAAGTTTAAATATATGTCCACAATTTAGGAAGTGTTGAAAGCATACTTGAGAATTCGGACAGCTTCTATCTCAGCTTCAAGTATTGATTTCTGATCAAGCATACTTTCCCGCTTAGTCTCTAAATCACACAGCACATCACGCATAGCGCACTTCTCAGCCACATATGTAGTCCTCTCCGATGCAAGCTTTTCTGACATCTCATTCACCTCTTCCTTGAGACTAAGAAGTAGTTGCCTTTGACAGTCCATAGCTGCCTTCTCCTTTAGAAGCTCAGCAGAGTACCTTTCTTGAACACTTTTCTCCTCTTCCAAAGCACTAAGGGCAGCATGATACGCCTTCCCTACTTCAAGACCATGAGTTTTCTCTGCATTTAGTTTCTCATCCCAAAACTTTTGTATGTCTTCTCTATCCAGTAACTCGGACCTGATAACCTCCATCTCTGCCTTCCTTGCAGAGCTTTCAGCCTTCAGTCTCAAAAGTTCAGATGAAATTGCTTCTGAGATCCTACCACTTGTTAGTGCCACTGCTGCTTGTGCTTTAGTTGAAGGTTTGTTTGGTTGCAGTCGCTTGCACTGTCCTGCAAGAAAATTATGTCATGGGTTCTTAGCTGAGTAATTTGACAGCATATTTTACATCACAACATGAAGAAATTTGTGACTCCCTTGTAAGAGAGACTTCAAGCGGCGCCCATACCATATAAGGACAAAAATAAGCATTCCTGTTAAACTTGCAGATGTTCTCATTATGTTTCAGTGTCAGCCAAAGAGGTATCATGCATTCATCTAGTATGATAGCTAAATTAAATTCCTTTTAAGTTCAATTTACTCTCTTAATCCCAATACTAACTCTTATCAATATGGACAAAAACAGCTATAATTTCCATATATTTATTCTTCTCATTGAGAACAGACATCAGTAACAAACAGAGCCATAATCTATAGCAGGTAAATTATATCGAGCGTGTGCATTTGTTCAACCATTCACGTATGTGAGTACACATGCTTGTAAGTTCTAAAGCAAATTATAGAAACACAGTCAATGGGAATACCAAAAACTCTTCTGAGTATGCTTTTTTCCCCGGCCAGCAAGTCAGCATATAGTCTCGCTGATGCATCTGGACTGATATCTTTCACATCCATAAAATCTACTACTGTTGATGTCTGGACTGCAAACAAGGCAGTTTTTAAAACCAATGAAACTGAAAAGGTATGACTGTTTATATTTGGGGGAATATAAAGAAAGATTTCCAATTGATGATAATTTTCAAATGATCTTTACCTGATCATTTATTTCTGGCGAAAAGTCATACTCTAAATGGGCTTTCCAGTCAATCAGATCCTGCCGAGATATAAACCTGACGCACCATGTACTTCTTTTAGCATTTGAGGGTAGACAGATATAAAAGAGAAGAGGTTCAGCATAAAACGTACCTCTCAGGGAAGAAATAGTTGTTTCCATGAGAGCTCTTTGGTGATAATTTGCTGGGAATGACACCAGCTTCAGCCAGGGCTTAAGGACAAATTCAGAATACGGATTTAAATTGCCTTCTTTTTCACAGAGTCCGATTAATAACAATAAAACAGGTGAAAGGATCAATCCTTACCCTGGATGGACCTGAAATCAGGGTCCTTGACACTCACATCATCAAATGCAGTAACAAGGGAGCCAGAGAGTGAAACTGATGGGACAAGTCGGTGCTTTACATTCCTAGCAGGCACATTAAAAGTATGTTAGGAAGACTGTAGTAAACATCTCGAAGATGACATATAAGATATTTCAAGTTGTGTCAGTGTATGGATAAATTACCTTTCCAATGATGTGTTCATTCGAACTAACCATTTAGCATATTCCCTTCGAGTACACAGTTCATCAGCCTTGACATCGTGTTCAATGATCTGCATACCTTAGTTACAGTTGAGAAATTCATGCTTAGAGACCCAAAGCTTCAGTTTCCACTACATTACATAGTTCAAAATTCAAGTACATAGcaaatacacattaaattttttaggtcattacacaaaataatcacaACACTACCATTTATGGATAAGTTGAACCACTGAGCATGCAATAATTTTTTCCAAAGTATCTAGCCCTATCTATTCCTTAAGTTTCATATTTGAGTTATAAGTAAGAAATATCAGCATCCTGGAATCCTGCTTCAAAGACACTGGACATGGAAGCAATAAACTATGCAAATAGATCCTGCATAAATTTGAACAAACTCTAACAAATAAACACACCTTCAGTTTCTTCAAAACTGTCAAAGCTTCCTGTTGAGTAGAATCTAAAGCAACAGGGATCAAAATCCTCTCAAGCTTCTCTGCAGTTATACAAAACAAGAATAAGAAATAATATACCACAAACACATTTAcgaatccacaaatcaaagaaAGCAATCAATAAGATGTCTCCGGAATATGTTCAAAGAGACAACAAAGCCTAACAATAACACGATGCTCAATTTGATATACCTGATGCAACACTTCTCCTATCGGTAACAGGTATAGCCTCGGTCCCAGTCTCTGAGACCAGTCCATCCTCATCCAATGCTCCACTGTTTTCAGTACTAGTATCAGCCGGACTTAATATCCCGTGAAGAACATGCAATGGACCAGTAATCCGAAACTTAAAACCTACAAAATACAACAATGTGGTATTCACAACAACCAACTCAGCACCCGTATACACAAAACTAACAATCTCATTCATCCTCCACAATCCAGTAATCCAAATGAACCCAACTCAGTaataaaaacaacaaaaaggcAGCATAAGTAAAATGCAGACCTTTTCGGGTTAGCGAGAAGTAAGCAATGGCAGCTACAGCAACTGCCACAGAAGCTACAATAGTCCTGATCACAAATGTAGGTAACCCTGCACAGTAAATTTACAACAAGGGTAACTTAAAGACTCAATTTTTACAATCATAGTACATATGGGGTGGTGAAAAGGGTTAAAAAGATGAGATTTTTACCTTGGTTTTTGGGGTGAATGGGAGCTTTGGGGGGTCCCCAGCCGGCGTAGGAATCAGGATCGGGAGGAAGCCAAGAAAGGTCGAGGCTTTGGTGGGAGAGAGAGGCGGAGAGGCGAAGGGGGAGTGTTGGGGATCTGGGTTTGTAGAGAATTGGGGATTGGGGGAGAGAACGACGTCGTAGAAGGAAGGAAGAGAAGGTTGGGAGGAAAAGAGATGAGCACATGATGAGGTTTTAGGGATTTGGAGAGTTGAGTTGGGATTTGAGAAGTGGTGAAGaagctgagagagagagagagagagagagagagagagaagtgggTGTTGCGAGTTGTGACTGAGAGACTAGTAGGAGGTGGCAGTGTGGCACATCTGTTTGGTCGCCGAATGCTAAACTACAAAGAAAttgatttttccttttcttttcggtgtatattttttttatagagaaaatgaaattacaacCGAAAACATCTAAAACATTTAGGCGATGACGGTTTCTTCATTTTGTTAAAGTTCTATTTAAGAACAATGCTATCACTAGGAACATTCTTAAAGCTCATATATATTCATAATAGGACAccaaaattgaatgtcattgataAGAGAATAAATTCTCTAAGGTAGGGCACTTATTCGATTTATTGAATCTATGATTGGTTTGGAACTTCGGATTCTCCTCGACCTTAAGCGTTCGTTAAAAGCAACTCAATCGATtcctctcaagtctcaactaTATAAATCTCCATGAACACATTGCATGAGTTGCAGGATCGGATTCGAGTGACGAAGGTTGATATCTTTCATCTCTAGTCAACTTTAAGAATTACAAGATTAATATTCCACAAAAGTATTGAAGAGAAAACTGCTTTGTTTCTAAAAAGGCATTGTTTAGAATAATTTAAGGATTTTCTAAACCACGTTTTTTAAAATGAGTTTTCACCTCACATAGTGTAGTTGGTTAGAATGTCAAACTATTAATGAGAAATTAGAGAATCatttttgctttttttttggtgtcacaaattaaaaattaatttcatGGCCATTTACATAAAGAAATGATCATTTCACTaacaaaaatgttttaacaagaGGGACATTTCTTGGTATCTGAATAAATGAGCTTAGTTTGAGTGGTTTGGTACTTGGCTGATATTGCAGCCAATATTACAATGCCACTAAGCAAGGCCAAACCAAGCCCTAAACTATTAACAACCATGGATTATGTGCAGTGTTTAGACACATTCCTCCTTGTTTGCAAGAATGTCAACTTCTCCAAAAGCCCAGTTTCTGCTGTAGCCACTGCCAGACCATAAGTGTAGAGCCCAAGGAAGATGTGCCAAGGCAACACCATTTGCCTAACTGTGCGCCCTTCTCCTCTATGCCAAAAGCTCAAGAATCCCATCAACCACTgcaacaatcaccaaaatccACTATCAGCCATAGTTCTTCTTCTCAGTTATGTCAATCTGGAACACATACAGTATTAGGATGCTCATTGTGGGTCTCCTTCCAATTGAACCCACACATTGAAATATTAACTATGCAAGTGATTGAACAACCATCATTAGTTTTGTCCCCATTTGATgaattattttcattaaaatAGTTGATGGAGTATTCAATATACAGATAACATGACCTTCATGCTTTTCCAACATCTAAAAGCGTCCTAAGCATGTTTGCTCATTGACAATGTTGAGATTGCCAGATAAACTTTGTCATGAAGTTCTTAAAGATAAAAGCTGAACTCTGAAAATGAGAGCAACATCAATGTACTTGTGTTTATTTTAGATCGACCACAAATGGCATCACTACCTCTTAAGGATCAACCATGATCATATATAACAATGCAGTTTTCCAGGAAACGAAAATAGCTTTGTGAACTCAACCCCAAATATCAAACTTCATATAGAAGACTTGAAGAAGAGAAGTAAGTACCTGAG
This is a stretch of genomic DNA from Argentina anserina chromosome 4, drPotAnse1.1, whole genome shotgun sequence. It encodes these proteins:
- the LOC126790893 gene encoding protein CHUP1, chloroplastic, which encodes MIRLALLVAASIAAFAARQFNAKNLNSSASTTRPSENGETNSKPQSEKEDEEQLTYSNDSLKENDGEAEDKDEEEEEDEEEVKLISSVFDRARDIPPGGDFDVEDILPEFEDLLSGEIDYPIIVNKDSNEKDVYETEMANNASELERLRNLVKELEEREVKLEGELLEYYGLKEQESDITEIQRQLKIKTVEIGMLNITINSLQAERKKLQEEIAQGATTKKELEAARNKIKELQRKIQLEANQTKGQLLLLKQQVSGLQEKEEEAVRKDSDIEKKLKAVKDLEVEVMELKRKNKELQIEKRELSIKLNAAEARVVELSNMTETEMVANVRGEVNNLKHANEDLLKQVEGLQMNRFSEVEELVYLRWVNACLRFELRNYQTPQGKISARDLNKNLSPKSQEKAKQLMLEYAGSERGQGDTDMESNYSQPSSPGSEDFDNASIDSSTSRYSSLTKRPSLLQKLKKWGKSKDDSSALSSPARSFSGSSPGRASMSVRPRGPLEALMLRNASDGVAITTFGKMDQELPDSPQTPTLPNIRTQMPSSDSPNSVASSFHVMSKSVEGVLDEKYPAYKDRHKLALEREKQIKERADQARAEKFGDKSNVGFSYEPRRKSDKERVVSLPPKLTLIKEKAVISGDSSNQEDGSKAFDPQEISKMKLAQIEKRPPRVPRPPPKSGGAPVGPTPTPSSGIPLPPRPPGGPPPPPPPPGGPPRPPPPPGSLPRGAGGDDKVHRAPELVEFYQSLMKREAKKDTSSLISTSSNVSSARSNMIGEIENKSSFLLAVKADVEAQGDFVMSLATEVRAASFTNIEDLVAFVNWLDEELSFLVDERAVLKHFDWPEGKVDALREAAFEYQDLVKLEQRVSTFVDDPKLSCEAALKKMYTLLEKVEQSVYALLRTRDMAISRCKEFGIPVDWLLDSGVVGKIKLSSVQLARKYMKRVASELDALSGPEKEPNREFILLQGVRFAFRVHQFAGGFDAESMKAFEELRGRVNSQRGEENGPET
- the LOC126790816 gene encoding uncharacterized protein LOC126790816, with the protein product MCSSLFLPTFSSFLLRRRSLPQSPILYKPRSPTLPLRLSASLSHQSLDLSWLPPDPDSYAGWGPPKAPIHPKNQGLPTFVIRTIVASVAVAVAAIAYFSLTRKGFKFRITGPLHVLHGILSPADTSTENSGALDEDGLVSETGTEAIPVTDRRSVASEKLERILIPVALDSTQQEALTVLKKLKIIEHDVKADELCTRREYAKWLVRMNTSLERNVKHRLVPSVSLSGSLVTAFDDVSVKDPDFRSIQALAEAGVIPSKLSPKSSHGNNYFFPERFISRQDLIDWKAHLEYDFSPEINDQTSTVVDFMDVKDISPDASARLYADLLAGEKSILRRVFGQCKRLQPNKPSTKAQAAVALTSGRISEAISSELLRLKAESSARKAEMEVIRSELLDREDIQKFWDEKLNAEKTHGLEVGKAYHAALSALEEEKSVQERYSAELLKEKAAMDCQRQLLLSLKEEVNEMSEKLASERTTYVAEKCAMRDVLCDLETKRESMLDQKSILEAEIEAVRILKSWIEDEAKKSQARAKVLEEVGRRWKWDNQA